The Nicotiana tabacum cultivar K326 chromosome 1, ASM71507v2, whole genome shotgun sequence genome segment ACTACTAAACCTGAGCCTTTGAAGTGTCCAAGATGTGAATCAGCAAATACAAAATTTTGCTACTACAACAATTACAACAAATCACAGCCTCGCCATTTTTGTAAAGGCTGTAAAAGGCATTGGACTGAAGGTGGCGTTCTTCGTAACGTCCCCGTTGGCGGCGGCCGGAAAAATAAACGGCTCAAGATCACAAGAGAAAAGAGTAATTCTCAAATATTAGTTGTTGAGGATGAAGAGAAAAATGTATTTGATAATTTGTATCATGAGCTAAATCTCCCTTCATCTTCACTACCACATGATACAATCACCAATAACCTATGTTGTTCGAATCCTTCAAAAATACAGTCGCACTCATGTCAGACCCTGAAAAAATGCATTACTTTCGAAAGATCCGACACACACTCTGCAACACTTTTAAAGAGTCCAGACAACATAGCGAGTAACATATTTACAGGTGCTCCTCAAGATGAAAATATGCTACTTTCTTTGTCCTTTGACAAAATTCCATGTTCTATTCACACATCTACGAATCAATCTTCAAATATTTATAATTACATGGAAAATCTTGATAGTACTATGGAGGAGTCAACTATTACGTGGCAAGGTCCAGGAACAAGTAGTCTAATGATAGAAAATATGCAAAGTTATTGGAATTGGAACGACATTGAGGCATTGGATGATCTCAATAGACTATGGGATGACACTGAGATCAAACCATAAGTAGAGAGAAACATGGATTTTAGTGGGAAATTAAGTTTGTTTATAGAGATTAGTTTGAGAGTTTGCCTTATGGATTATCGTGGTTGTACTCTTTTGTGgaaaaaatgacactgtatagccgctctcaaaataatagtagaaaaaatatattttttgtatacatacattatgtatgttatatacaaaaattatacaaattttatatattttttcggctaccAATGTACATAGTTTCTGACGCAGGCTAAAAGTGAAAAAGTCCATCTTTTGTTTAAGGGCTGTTAATTTAATTAGTTAATAGTGGTTATCCTTGACCTAGTTAATTTACAAAGTATATATCCGATAATCATATGTTACATATTTACATGAATTAAGTatgagagtttgggtttatgTACTAGTACTATTATATTTTTGAAGCTGTCTAATTTTAACAATCAGCTTCATgctatattattaatattatattcTTCAATTTCCAATTTACCTCCTCCGTCAATAACCAGTGAAGTTTACAAGGGTATTCAAAggttgtctttttttctttttccatgcATGATCTGAAAGGTAAAAATATGGATTTTAATTTGATAGGATTCCATGTCATCGGGCACataaaatattaggtgatttctTTTATCGGTCTAAGTTTTAATGGACAAAATTATTAAATACTTATATTGATGAATTCTCGAGGTGCAGACAAGCTAACACAAGGACCACCAATATATGGATAATGGATTTTGATATGTATTAGAGGCGGAGGTATGATTTGAAGATTATGAGTTCGaaattcataatattttaacTAAGTTATTGAATTCTAAATTAATAACTTTACAAACTCATCATACTTACCCCCATTGATTTCATGTCACCTCAATCCGTATAAGTCCATTAACACAATCCTGACCAAATATGCAGTTTGGACCAAAATTACTGGGTAGGAGAAgtggaaaaggaaaagggaaagaggaAGAGCGACAATGAGAATTGAACCTACATTTATTATGTGAGAGACTCCCATGATACCACTATATTATAAGTGTTGATGGTGAGAAATTGATGTTGTATTATATGTTTATTTATGACTTTATGTGAAATTCTGgaaatttattctatttattaataATAGGAACGACTGTCCAAGCTACTTAACTAAGGTTCATCATGTTTAAGAATATttcatatttaatttattatgTTCAAAATAAGTTTTATATCTTTCACGGTGCACCTACAAAAAAGTATATTGTAATtcatttaaataaaattataatcaaatTAGGATGAACATAATTAGTTCTCTGATTCTCTCATATATGGAAAAGGTGGAAAGGCCAGGCACCTAGAGGGGAGAAACGCCCAAAAAAGTGATTTATATCGTTTCAGGTGTAAATAGTTGTTAGAACAAGCTTAAATAATagggaaaatgacattgtatagccgctctcaaaataatagccgaaaaaatatatatttttttgtatatatatattgtatgttttatacaaaaattatacaaattttatacactttcaactaccaaatataaatagtttctggcatgggctaaaagtgaaaaaacTTCAAAGAGGGGGAACTCACACTGCCCTCTGATTTATAATTAGTTTGCATGTTACATCTATATTGGAAGGCTTTAGCACTAAGAGGTAGAGTGAGACGAGTGAGATTCCTCCATCCTAAATAagaattttttataattattattaattgtttgattaatttgataaggtccttgattaaattttgagatttgtcatcgtgatagagatcatgataatgagagcaaagtctcttacaatttaatctaaatttgttcttgatcgtaggattattaatttggacattagtaatccggttagatcaatatttatgtgatcgtctttatgggataaagattagttgatctcattaactaaatcacataga includes the following:
- the LOC107760492 gene encoding uncharacterized protein LOC107760492, with amino-acid sequence MGQTSTTKPEPLKCPRCESANTKFCYYNNYNKSQPRHFCKGCKRHWTEGGVLRNVPVGGGRKNKRLKITREKSNSQILVVEDEEKNVFDNLYHELNLPSSSLPHDTITNNLCCSNPSKIQSHSCQTLKKCITFERSDTHSATLLKSPDNIASNIFTGAPQDENMLLSLSFDKIPCSIHTSTNQSSNIYNYMENLDSTMEESTITWQGPGTSSLMIENMQSYWNWNDIEALDDLNRLWDDTEIKP